Proteins from a single region of Nomia melanderi isolate GNS246 chromosome 11, iyNomMela1, whole genome shotgun sequence:
- the LOC116434209 gene encoding uncharacterized protein LOC116434209 gives MASYYHLCSIKENPRHEYCLVGNDSWCKWQKALATGANLDLIEHPAPLHPDVQKHILPIYEDLSEDNLLEKCLGGHTQNNNESFNLTVWCFAPKHLHSEIKIVEIAAYLAAGLFNEGYASVLRTMSALNIVIGKQAKTYALKIDEQRIIRQERRTSLTTKEARKARREQRIEENQLYEETEGILYGAGIAD, from the coding sequence atggcctcgtattatcacttatgctccatcaaagaaaatccaaggcacgaatactgcctggtaggaaatgacagctggtgcaagtggcagaaagctctagctacaggagcaaatttggaccttatagaacatcctgcaccactacatccagacgtgcagaagcacatcctaccaatttacgaagatttatctgaagaTAATCTACTTGAGAAGTGCTTGGGCGGACACACTCAGAAcaataacgagagtttcaactTAACTGTTTGGTGCTTCGCTCCAAAGCACCTGCActcagaaataaaaattgttgaaattgcagcatatttggcagctggcttatttaacgaaggatatgcttcagttttaagaactatgagtgctttgaatattgtaattggaaaacaagcaaaaacatacgccctcaaaatcgacgaacagagaataattcgacaggagcgacgcacctcattaactaccaaagaggctcgaaaagcaagaagagagcaacgtatagaggaaaatcagctctatgaggaaacagaaggaatattgtatggcgcaggaatcgcagactag